One genomic segment of Erythrolamprus reginae isolate rEryReg1 chromosome 2, rEryReg1.hap1, whole genome shotgun sequence includes these proteins:
- the LOC139161703 gene encoding cold-inducible RNA-binding protein-like, with the protein MASDEGKLFIGGLSFDTNEQNLEQLFSPYGDIAEVVVVKDRETQRSRGFGFITYCRPEDAKDAMRAMNGESVDGRQIRVDQAGKSSRGSSGGRGRGRGFSRGGGGYGGGRYDNRSGGYGGSRDYYGSRNQGGYGDRYSGSSYRDNYDN; encoded by the exons ATGGCGTCAGATGAAGGAAAGCTCTTCATTGGAGGACTCAGTTTTGACACAAATGAACAAAATTTGGAGCAATTGTTCTCGCCCTATGGTGACATTGCAGAAG TGGTTGTGGTGAAAGACAGAGAGACCCAGCGATCCAGGGGATTTGGCTTTATTACCTATTGCCGTCCTGAAGATGCCAAGGATGCCATGCGAGCCATGAATGGAGAG TCTGTGGATGGACGTCAGATCAGAGTTGACCAGGCTGGAAAATCCTCCCGTGGCTCTTCTGGAGGCAGAGGGCGTGGACGTGGATTTTCTAGAG GCGGTGGTGGATATGGAGGTGGCCGTTATGACAACAGAAGTGGTGGATATGGTGGATCCAGAGACTATTATGGCAGCAG AAATCAGGGAGGCTATGGGGATCGTTACTCTGGAAGCTCTTACAGAGACAATTATGATAATTAG